The Primulina tabacum isolate GXHZ01 chromosome 16, ASM2559414v2, whole genome shotgun sequence genome window below encodes:
- the LOC142528842 gene encoding xyloglucan endotransglucosylase/hydrolase protein 24-like: protein MHHKMKIFRMFFVFFFFVSAAFAGDFYQDFAVTWGGGRARSFDNGNSLTLTLDRGSGSGFRSKKQFLFGKIDMKIKLVPGNSAGTVTTYYLSSLGQFHDEIDFEFLGNLSGQPYVMHTNIYAQGKGNKEQQFYLWFDPTKDFHTYSIQWNPQSIIFSVDGTPVRQFKNLESRGIPFPKSQPMWIYASLWNADDWATRGGLVKTDWSKAPFYATFTGFNALSCPNYASCSTNSWFSQSLDYAAIEKMKWIQKNYMVYNYCTDYRRFPQGFPPECSIA, encoded by the exons ATGCACCACAAAATGAAGATATTTAGGATGTTTTTCGTGTTCTTTTTCTTCGTCTCGGCTGCTTTTGCCGGGGATTTCTACCAAGATTTCGCTGTGACATGGGGCGGGGGACGGGCAAGATCCTTCGACAATGGGAATTCGCTTACACTGACATTGGACAGGGGTTCTGGCTCCGGATTCAGGTCCAAGAAACAGTTCCTCTTTGGGAAGATCGACATGAAGATCAAGCTTGTGCCTGGAAATTCTGCTGGCACGGTTACCACATACTAT TTATCATCACTTGGACAATTCCACGATGAAATCGACTTCGAATTTCTTGGTAACCTGAGCGGGCAACCTTATGTTATGCATACAAATATATATGCACAAGGCAAAGGCAACAAAGAGCAGCAATTTTATCTCTGGTTTGATCCCACCAAGGACTTCCACACTTATTCCATCCAATGGAATCCTCAAAGCATCAT ATTTTCTGTCGACGGAACTCCAGTGAGGCAATTCAAGAATCTTGAATCTCGAGGGATACCGTTCCCGAAAAGCCAACCGATGTGGATATACGCGAGCCTATGGAATGCGGATGACTGGGCAACAAGAGGTGGACTAGTGAAAACGGATTGGTCAAAGGCTCCTTTCTATGCTACTTTCACTGGATTCAATGCCCTCTCTTGCCCCAACTATGCTTCATGTTCAACAAACTCTTGGTTCTCACAGTCACTGGATTATGCTGCCATTGAAAAAATGAAGTGGATACAGAAGAATTATATGGTCTACAATTATTGCACTGATTACAGGAGGTTTCCTCAAGGGTTCCCCCCAGAATGCTCCATTGCATGA